One Pseudomonas syringae CC1557 genomic window, ATGGCGTGAACTACAACTTCGTCGATCGTGCCGAGTTCCTGCGCATGATCGAGCATGGCGACTTTCTTGAGCAGGCCGAGGTCTTCGGCAATCTGTATGGCACCTCGCAAAGCCACTTGCAGCAGACGCTGGATGAGGGCCACGACCTGATTCTGGAAATCGACTGGCAAGGCGCCCGTCAGGTTCGCGCGCAAATGCCGCAGGCCCGATCGATCTTCATTTTGCCGCCGACTCAGCAGGCTCTGCGTCAACGCCTGACCAATCGCGGCCAGGACAGCGATGAAATCATCGAAGCGCGGATGCGTGAAGCGGTCAGCGAGATGAGTCACTACAACGAATACGAGTACATCGTGGTCAATGACGATTTTGCTGGTGCGCTGGAAGACCTCAAGGCTATTTTCCGCGCCAATCGCCTGACCCAGCAGTACCAGCAGGAACAGTACAGCGAGCTTTTTCAGGAGTTGCTGGCCTGATCGAACTGTTTTCGGGCATTGGGTTACAGTTTAA contains:
- the gmk gene encoding guanylate kinase, yielding MTHITGTLYIISAPSGAGKTSLVKALMDAQQEPQHGAQAKIRVSVSHTTRAMRPGEVDGVNYNFVDRAEFLRMIEHGDFLEQAEVFGNLYGTSQSHLQQTLDEGHDLILEIDWQGARQVRAQMPQARSIFILPPTQQALRQRLTNRGQDSDEIIEARMREAVSEMSHYNEYEYIVVNDDFAGALEDLKAIFRANRLTQQYQQEQYSELFQELLA